A window of Pantanalinema sp. contains these coding sequences:
- a CDS encoding response regulator transcription factor, translating to MSAKILVVEDEPNLRKLLEVIIGKEGYEVTAVGNGEEAWDAINRKTPDLVLTDVMMARMDGIELCRLIRSQTQFNQVPILMLTAKDEQLDKYQGFREGADDYLTKPFDPVELVFRIQAHLRRAVTGTRPVAEALQIGNLRLDRRNYQAQVGDRAIQLTKSEFSILGHLMTHSDEVVSAEQLLVEALAYPPNVGNSEIVRTHIRNIRQKIEADPGNPQIILTVARHGYTIKSA from the coding sequence GTGAGTGCAAAAATCCTGGTTGTCGAGGACGAGCCGAACCTTCGCAAGCTGCTGGAGGTCATCATCGGCAAGGAGGGCTACGAGGTCACCGCCGTGGGCAACGGCGAGGAGGCCTGGGACGCCATCAACCGCAAGACGCCCGACCTGGTGCTGACCGACGTGATGATGGCCAGGATGGACGGCATCGAGCTGTGCCGTCTCATCCGGTCCCAGACGCAGTTCAACCAGGTGCCGATCCTGATGCTGACGGCCAAGGACGAGCAGCTCGACAAGTACCAGGGCTTCCGCGAGGGGGCCGATGATTACCTGACCAAGCCGTTCGATCCCGTCGAGCTGGTCTTCCGCATCCAGGCGCACCTGCGGCGCGCGGTCACCGGCACCCGGCCCGTCGCCGAGGCTCTTCAGATCGGCAACCTGCGCCTCGATCGCCGCAACTACCAGGCGCAGGTGGGCGATCGCGCCATCCAGCTGACCAAGAGCGAGTTCTCGATCCTGGGCCACCTGATGACCCACTCGGACGAGGTGGTCTCGGCCGAGCAGCTGCTGGTCGAGGCGCTGGCGTACCCGCCCAACGTGGGGAACTCGGAGATCGTGCGCACGCACATCCGGAACATCCGCCAGAAGATCGAGGCGGATCCCGGCAACCCGCAGATCATCCTGACGGTGGCGCGGCACGGGTACACGATCAAGAGCGCATAA